CGGGCGATCGTGCTCGCCTCGGTGGGCAAGCACTTCTGCGCGGGCGGTGATTTCGGGGCGGGCGGCTTGCAGGCTTCACCGGCGGAGGCGATCAGCGCGATCTACGCCGAGGGCAAGCGCATCTTCTCGCTCGAGGTGCCGCTCGTCGCCGCAGTGCAGGGCGCGGCCGTCGGTGGTGGGCTCGGACTCGCCTGCGCGGCCGACTTCCGGGTGGCCACGCCGTCGGCCCGCTTCCAGGCCAACTTCGGCCGGCTCGGCATCCACCAGGGCTTCGCGACCACGCTCACGCTGCCCCGGATCGTCGGTGCGCAGCAGGCCGCCTACCTGATGTACGGCGCCCACTCGGTGCGCGGCGCGGAGGCGCTCGCGATGGGGCTGGTCGACCGGTTAGCCGACGAGGGCCAGGAGCGGCAGGTCGCCCTCGCCCTCGCGGCCGAGATCGCGGCGTCCGCCCCGCTGGCCGTGCGCTCGATGCGCGCCACCCTGCGGGCCGACCTGCTCGCCGGGCTCGACGACGCGTTTGCCCGCGAGTGCGAGGAACAGGTCAGGTTGATGCAGACCGCCGACGCAACGATCGGCATCGAGGCGTCGTTGGCGCGCGAGCAGCCGCAGTTCGTCGGGCGCTAACGGCCTGCGAGTGCACGAATCCGCGTGAGTTTGTGGGGTTCGTGCGGCGTGCGAACCCCACAAACTCACGCGGATTCGGGGTTGTCGCGGCGGCACAGGGGGCTGTCGCCCGAAAGGATCTGCACGACTGCTTCCTCGGCGCTCGCATCGGTCTGCGCCACATAGGTGAGAAGTTCGCTGGTTGGCACGTCGAGCACGAGCTCGCCTTCGCGCAAAGCGATGATTCGATCGCAGATCGAGACCACGTCTTCGACGATGTGGCTCGACAGCACGACGATTCGACCGCTGTCTCCAGCCTCCGACATCAGACCGCGAATCGAACGTCGCTGCTCTGGGTCCAGGCCGGTGGTCGGTTCATCGAGCAGCAACAGGCTTGGTGAAGCGACGAGCGCCTGGGCGAACGCAACTCGGCGGAGCATGCCACCGGACAATGACTTCATCCGTGCGTCGGCGGCGCGTGCGAGCCCGACGCGATCGATCACCGCTCTTGCGGCCTCCACGGACGCTCGTCGGTCGAGGCCGCGCAACCACCCCACATACTTCACATATTCGAGCACCGTGAATCCCGTCGGCGCTTCGAAATCCTGGGGCATCAGCGCGATTTTGGATCGGGCGTGACGGGGATCTGCGTCGCCGAACCACTCAACTGATCCACCCCGAGGCGAACGCACTGTCGCGAGAATCGACAGCAGAGTGGATTTCCCGGCGCCGTTGTTTCCGATGAGTCCGATTGTCCCGGGCGTGAGCGCGGTTGAGAACTGCGAAACTCCGCCACCTCCGCGAAAGATGTGCGACAAGTTCGAGGCGACAACGGAATCAGCCATGAGTCACTCTTTCAGGAAGGGGCCGCGCCATGCGTACACGGCAACTGCGGTGAGGAGCGCGATGAGCGAAGCCCAAAGTGGTAGCAGGGTCGGCGAGTATCGTGCGGTCGGGAGAATTGTTGAAACTGCGATGAAGTTCAGGTAGATGGCGGTGCGCACCGGGGCGAAGCAAGACAGCGCGAGGCTCGTTACCGCGCACAAACCAGCGCCGCCGGCACCTCGCTGTATCGATCCCGGCTGCGTCAATGAGACGCACGCAATTGCCGCCAGCCACGGGATCATCCATGCTGCACGTGGCAGGACGAGACTGCGGGCGGCCGGAAGGCGATCAGGCGTGCAGCGGTCGAAAAGAGTGACGGGTAGCAGGGACCACGAAACGATCAGGAGGCCGAGCCCGACGGGAAGGCCGTGGTTGACGACGATCAGGCTTCCCGCTGTGTCGTGCCGAAAGGCAACTGCGCCGGCGAGCAGCAACGTTTGGAGTGCGAGGCTCGATGTCCCGCGGTGTGATCTCCACCAAAGAGAAGCAAGTACGCTCCACCGCAGTGCCGAATCATCCATTGGGGGTGAAGGCCGCCGGCGGTTTGATGCCGTACAGGGAGCAGGAAAGACAGTCTTGGGTAAGTCTGCTTCGCCCATTCATCTGAATCGGGTCGTGACAGCCACTCCTGTTCGCGCTTGCTCAGGCCGCTCGGCATCGACTTGACCGCCCGGTGTTGCAGCCACGCGCTCAATGTGAATGCCGCTGCCAGGGCATCGTTAGCCTCGATCTTTCATCGGGCGGACGTGTGCCGTCGTTGACGGCGTGATCGCCGGTTCTGGTGTCGGTTCTGCCTGATGGGTGTGACAAGTCCCCGCGATGTCGTTCGCGGTGGGCGCCGGTTTCCACGTGGCCGGTAGTCGTGCGGGGTCGTCGGGACGGGTGCCGGTGGTCACCCCGGCGCGGTCGCTGCCGGCGCGGGGTCGTGTAGTCGTTTCCAGGCAGTGATCACGAGGTCGGCGTTTGCTGCGGTTTCCTTGATGTGCAACAGGATTCGGCGACTGTGCCGAGCGATAGCGGCCGGGATCGTGAAGACCCGTAACCGTAGTTTCTTTGGTTCCCAGCGGCGTGCCTCGTGCTCGGCGTCGAACCCGATCAGCTGGGTCCAGGCGATCAGGTCGGCCGCGAGCATCACGATGGCGCACCAAATCTGGTTGGCGGTGAACCCTTTCAGCGGCAAGTTCCGCAGCCCGGTGTCCTTCGCGATCCGGATCCGGTCCTCACACCGCGCCCGCCGCCGGTGCCGCAACTCCAGGTTCGCCAGTTGCCCGCGGGTGGTGTTGGTCGCGAACGCGGTCAACCGGTACCCGTCGACGTCGTCGAACCGCAACTGCGCTCCGGGGTGGGGTCGTTCCCGGCGCACGATGACCCGCATCCCTGCCGGCCAGCCGGACAACAGACCGCGGAACGTGAGCAGGCCGGTCAGTTCGACCACGTCCGCGCCTTCGCGGACCTCGCCATCGGCGTTCAGTGCTGCCTGCCACGCCTTGGCCGGGATCAGCCGGTACAGCTCGGGCAGGCACGCGGGCAGGGTGAACCCGACCGAGTACGAAACACCCCGGCGGGCAAGCCACCTGGTGTACTCCTGGGTTCCGCCGCCGCCGTCGGTGCGGATCAGCACCTTGCGGCCCGGCCGGGCCGGGTTGATCCCGGGCAGCTGTTTGAGCGCGTCCCGGGTGACCTGGATGTGGTCGGCGGCGGTGTTGGAGCCGGCGTTACCCGGCCGCAACTGCATCGCCAATGGTTCACCGGTCCCGTCCGGGCCGTGGTCCACGAACGCACACAACGGGTGGAACCCGAAGCCTTTCTTGAACGTGGGCTTGGCTTCTTCCTTGTCCGAGTGCGCGGTGATCAGCGTGGCGTCCAGGTCCACGATCAACGGATCGGTGGCGGTCACACCGTGGGTCGGTGCGCGCTCACCGGCCAGCGCCCACGCGCGGGCACGGGCGGCACGTCGTGCGGCCGCCACCTGCTTCAACACGCGGTGGGCGTCCGCGGCCAACGCGGTAATCGTGCGAGAGATCGTTGCCTCGGATCCAACCGGTCCGTACACGTCGGCCTCGGACCGGATCACTGCCGCGTCCGCCAGGCAGTCACCGCCGAGCGCCAGCGTCACGGCCAGGTCGGTGAGCACCTTGGCCGGGTGATGCACCGCCGCCGGCTTGCGCCACCCATCCAGAGCCCGCGCCATCGCCGGGGACAGACCCGTCACCTCCGCGGCCGTGGTCAGCAACACCCCGCCCGCCGAACCAGCCGCCGACACCGGTGCCGTGTCGACCTGAACAGACGGGTAGAACCCGGTAGTCTTCTTCACCTGGAAGGTGCTCCTCGAACTGGTTCCGATAGTTGCTTCGCAACACCTATCGTCCCAGGTCAGGAGCACTTTTCAGTTCACAACACGGCCGTCGACACCGACACCCGATGAAATCTCGAGGTTAGGGGGAGAGTCGGCGCGATACTCTGCGCACAACGATGGGTTGACCAGGCTCGGCAGGAAATCGCTGACCGACACGGCGGGCTCGGTGGACGGCAAGCCGGCCGTAACGACCGCGCCGATGCTCGGCGGCGTTGATGTCGTGGAGCCGCCCACTTGGCGGTAGCGAGCGATCGGTCGTAAGCCGGCGTGCTCCATCTGGACAAGGTAGGGGAGCATGGCGCGCAGGGAAGAGCTTGGTTCGTACCCGCTTCCACGCGCCGTACAGAACTCAAAGCCTTGCTCAGACGCACACGCCCCGACCACAGGGTGTGCGACGGCATCGAATTGCTCGGTGGCCGATGCTGATCGCATTGTGGTAGCGACTCCGAGGCCCACCACTGCGGCACTCGCGACCGCCACGGCCGCGCGCGATCGTTGCCGGAGCTGGGAGGCATCAGCTGTCAACAGCGCCAGCCAGCAAGCTGTGCTGACGAGCACGGCAATCAGGACGTGCCAGCCGACCTTTTCCAGGTTCGGCGTTGTGCCGATGAGGGTGACCGACGACGCGGTGGGCGCAAAGAAATCGGACAGTCCACCAATCGGCACCATCGCGGTGATGAAAATCGCGGCTCCCGATACTGCTGGTGCCAGCCGATGCGGCCAAACGATGCCCACCGTCGCACCCACCGCCGCGGCGGCTTCGACAGCACAAACCGTGTGCATCAGCAATAGGAGATGAGCGGAAGGCACCCCCGGGCCCACTGTGAACAGGTTGACCGCCCACAGAGCGAACGCGGCGATCAGGATTCCCGTAACGGTGGCCATCGTCGTTGCTGCAACAGCGGACGCAAACAATCTCGTGGTTCGACCACCGGGCGCCCCAGCCCGTGCACGCACCGAAGCGACCACCCCTTGGGTCAGCGCGCAAGCGCTGACGGCGCTCGCCGTCGAGAGAAACCAGGTCAGGCCCTCAAGGAGATAGAACGCAACCCCGCCCTCTCGAGACCAGACAACTCCTCGTTGCACCGCAGCGACCGTAAATGCTCCCCCGATGAGGGCGCTGATCGCTGCGGTGCTGGTGAGAAAGATGAGCCGAGATGGCCGCATCAGTGACCTGCGACGGCGCGAGCCCAGCGCGCGGCGCGTACGGCGAGTCTTGTAGTGCACCCCTGGCATCTCATGGCTTCCCCTCTCGAAACGACTCCCCCTGGAGTCGTGTGTCAGGAAGCTACCAGTCGAGATGACATCGGTTCGGCGGTTCCAGTGAAGGATTGCTGCTGCCTTGGCAACAGCAATCCTCCACTGGAACCGGTGAGGTCAGTCGCGAGCCTGCACGTCCCAGGTGTCGGAACCGTCGAGCAGCTGCTGCAGTTCGGCGTCGGCGACCTGTTCGCCGCCGGTGGCCTGCTCGATCTGTGCCCGCACACCGTCGTCGTAGGTCGGGGCGTCGACCTGGCGGAAGACGCCCATCGGCACGTGCGCGAACGACGGGTCGTCCAGGCGGGACAGCGCGAACGCGAGCCCGAGGTCGGTCGGGTCGTGGCGCACGATGCGGTCGGCGGGGGCGTCCTTCTCCGCGACGACCTCGAGCGATCCGTTGTCGGCGTGCACGACCACGCGGGTGTCGTCGCCGGCGCCGGCGCGCACCGGCTCACCGGGCACGAGGTGCAGGATGCGGGCGGTGGCCTCGTCGCGGTCCTTCAGCAACTCGAACGCGCCGTCGTTGAAAATCGGGCAGTTCTGGTAGATCTCGATGAGCGACGTACCGCGGTGTGCCGCAGCTGCTTTCAGTGTCTCGGTGAGGTGCTTGCGGTCGGAGTCCATGGTGCGGGCGACGAACGTGCCCTCGGCGCCGAGCGCGAGCGAGACCGGGTTGAACGGACGGTCGACCGAGCCGGCCGGGGTCGACTTGGTGATCGCGCCCACGTCGGACGTGGGGGAGTACTGACCCTTGGTCAGGCCGTAGATCTTGTTGTTGAACAACAGGATCGTGAGGTTGACGTTGCGGCGCAGCGCGTGGATCAGGTGGTTGCCGCCGATCGACAGCGCGTCGCCGTCACCGGTGACGACCCACACCGACAGGTCGCCGCGCGAGGTGGCCAAGCCGGTCGCGATCGCCGGGGCGCGCCCGTGGATCGAGTGCATGCCGTAGGTGTCGAGGTAGTACGGGAAGCGGCTGGAGCAGCCGATGCCGGAGACGAACACGATGTTCTCGCGGCGCAGCCCGAGCTCGGGCAGGAAGCCCTGCACGGCGGCCAGGATCGCGTAGTCGCCGCAGCCGGGGCACCAGCGCACTTCCTGGTCGGAGGTGAAGTCCTTCTTGGTCTGCTTGGCGTCGGTGGTGGGCACACCGGCGGTGCCGCCGATGGTGGGGATGCCGAGATCGATGCTCACAGGTTGACCTCCTCGAGGTGGTCGGTGATGACGGTGGCTAGTTCGGCTGCGGTGAAAGGCAGCCCGCGGACGGC
This genomic stretch from Calidifontibacter indicus harbors:
- a CDS encoding enoyl-CoA hydratase/isomerase family protein — its product is MTVDLRMHDQLPDHVALIEWERPPHNHFDREMLARIADLGRQAQDAGARAIVLASVGKHFCAGGDFGAGGLQASPAEAISAIYAEGKRIFSLEVPLVAAVQGAAVGGGLGLACAADFRVATPSARFQANFGRLGIHQGFATTLTLPRIVGAQQAAYLMYGAHSVRGAEALAMGLVDRLADEGQERQVALALAAEIAASAPLAVRSMRATLRADLLAGLDDAFARECEEQVRLMQTADATIGIEASLAREQPQFVGR
- a CDS encoding ABC transporter ATP-binding protein is translated as MADSVVASNLSHIFRGGGGVSQFSTALTPGTIGLIGNNGAGKSTLLSILATVRSPRGGSVEWFGDADPRHARSKIALMPQDFEAPTGFTVLEYVKYVGWLRGLDRRASVEAARAVIDRVGLARAADARMKSLSGGMLRRVAFAQALVASPSLLLLDEPTTGLDPEQRRSIRGLMSEAGDSGRIVVLSSHIVEDVVSICDRIIALREGELVLDVPTSELLTYVAQTDASAEEAVVQILSGDSPLCRRDNPESA
- a CDS encoding IS1380 family transposase, producing the protein MKKTTGFYPSVQVDTAPVSAAGSAGGVLLTTAAEVTGLSPAMARALDGWRKPAAVHHPAKVLTDLAVTLALGGDCLADAAVIRSEADVYGPVGSEATISRTITALAADAHRVLKQVAAARRAARARAWALAGERAPTHGVTATDPLIVDLDATLITAHSDKEEAKPTFKKGFGFHPLCAFVDHGPDGTGEPLAMQLRPGNAGSNTAADHIQVTRDALKQLPGINPARPGRKVLIRTDGGGGTQEYTRWLARRGVSYSVGFTLPACLPELYRLIPAKAWQAALNADGEVREGADVVELTGLLTFRGLLSGWPAGMRVIVRRERPHPGAQLRFDDVDGYRLTAFATNTTRGQLANLELRHRRRARCEDRIRIAKDTGLRNLPLKGFTANQIWCAIVMLAADLIAWTQLIGFDAEHEARRWEPKKLRLRVFTIPAAIARHSRRILLHIKETAANADLVITAWKRLHDPAPAATAPG
- a CDS encoding 2-oxoacid:ferredoxin oxidoreductase subunit beta, whose amino-acid sequence is MSIDLGIPTIGGTAGVPTTDAKQTKKDFTSDQEVRWCPGCGDYAILAAVQGFLPELGLRRENIVFVSGIGCSSRFPYYLDTYGMHSIHGRAPAIATGLATSRGDLSVWVVTGDGDALSIGGNHLIHALRRNVNLTILLFNNKIYGLTKGQYSPTSDVGAITKSTPAGSVDRPFNPVSLALGAEGTFVARTMDSDRKHLTETLKAAAAHRGTSLIEIYQNCPIFNDGAFELLKDRDEATARILHLVPGEPVRAGAGDDTRVVVHADNGSLEVVAEKDAPADRIVRHDPTDLGLAFALSRLDDPSFAHVPMGVFRQVDAPTYDDGVRAQIEQATGGEQVADAELQQLLDGSDTWDVQARD